The Bacteroidota bacterium genomic interval AGGGTGCCGGTGAATTTCGTATAGTCTACGATGGCACGAAACCTGCCGCCGCTACGGTTCTCCTGTAAAGAGGCACGACATGTCTTTGCTCGCCGTCTCCTCAGACCGCGTCTCTGTGAGCCGCATCACTGCCCGAAACCGTCGGATCCGCACCCGTGCGCGCCGGGCCGTCGTGCGTACGCAGGCGGAGGTCGCGGCCGAGCGGCGGCTGCGCGAGGAGATCGCAAACGTGGTGACACACGGGGCGGGCCTGCTCATGGCCATCGCTGCGGTGCCGGTCCTGGTCGTGCTGGGGGCGCTGCGCGGCGACGCGCTTCACGTCGCGAGCTTCGCCGTCTACGGTGCCACGCTCATCCTCGTCTACCTCTCCTCGACGCTCTACCACGCGTTCAAGGAGCCGAAGATGCGGCGCGTCTTCCGTATCCTCGACCACGCCGCCATCTACCTGATGATCGCGGGGACGTACACCCCGTTCATGCTCATCAGCCTCAACGAACCCTGGGGCTGGACGATCCTCGCCCTCGTCTGGACGCTGGCTGCGGTCGGCTGCGCGGCCAAGATCCTAGAGATCGAGGGGTTCAAGAAGTACTCGACCGCCTTCTACCTCGCGATGGGCTGGCTCGTGGTGATTGCGCTGGAGCCTGTCCTGGCGGCGGTGCCGCTGGCCGGCCTCGTGTGGCTGGCCGTCGGCGGGGTGCTCTACACGGGAGGCGTGATCTTTTTTCTCTGGGAGACGCTCCCGTTCAACCACGCCATCTGGCATCTCTTCGTGATCGCAGGCAGCGTCTGCCACTACATCGCGATCCTGCTCTACGTCTGGTGAACTGCGAAGAATAGAGTGGGAGGAAAGGGAGGAATGGGGAGGGCAGGAAAAAAGCTGGGGAATCTAGCGAGGCCATCGCGCAGAGCATCAGCGTCTCCTTCTCCCATTCCCTCCACTCCTCCCACGCCATCATAGCTCCTCGCCGAAGGCGCTACAGCTTGCGGTCCTTCCAGTTGATCCGGGGGAAGAGCAGCAGCACGGTCGGCAGCGTGGCGAGGTAGAAGAACAGGTAGGCCTCCCACAGCGGGAATACGCGCACGAGGCCGCGCCGCGTGCCGAGCGTGGCCCACAGTGCGGCGAAGTCCGCGCCGACCTTCAGGCCGAGCACGGCGAGCGTCGGTCCGGGGAGGACGAACAGCGCGATGAGTGGGAGGAAGTGGGCGAGGTGGGTGACGGTGTACAGGCCGTGTACCCAGAGCTTCGACTGTGTCCCGCCGCGTGCCCAGCGCCGTCGTTGCTGGTAGACGTCGACGAGCCGGCCGAGCGGAAGCGTGTAATTGCGCAGCGCCGGGTCGGCCGGGTAGCGGAGGCGGTAGGCGGTCTGCTCGTAGACGGCCCGGAAGAGCATGTAGTCCTCGGTGACCGAGAACGGCAGCGCCGGGTAGCCGCCGACGGCCTCGTAGGCGGCGCGCCGGAAGGCCATGTTGTTGCCCATCGCCGTGACGGGCCGGCCGGTCTCCACGAGCGCCGAGCAGATCGCGAGCAGGTAGCTCCAGTCGAGCGCCTGCAGCTCGGTCAGCCAGTCGCCCCGGTGCTCGACGTAGGTGTGGCCACAGACCATCCCGGTCTCCGGTTCGTCGAAGTAGGCGACGAGGCTGCGCGCCCATCCCGGCGGCGGGGCGCAGTCGGCGTCGGTGACGAGGAGGAGGCCGTGGTCGCTGGCCTCGAAGGCGGCGTGGATGGCGAGCGCCTTGCCGCGCAGGTGCCCGCTCGGCTCGGGCACCGCGACGGCGTGGACGGCCGGCCGGTTCGCCTCGTTCTGCGCACGGTAGCGCTCGATGACGGCCGCCGTGTCATCGGTCGAGTGGTCGTTGGCGACGAAGAGGTCGAGCCGGTCGGCGGGGTAGT includes:
- a CDS encoding hemolysin III family protein; the encoded protein is MRTQAEVAAERRLREEIANVVTHGAGLLMAIAAVPVLVVLGALRGDALHVASFAVYGATLILVYLSSTLYHAFKEPKMRRVFRILDHAAIYLMIAGTYTPFMLISLNEPWGWTILALVWTLAAVGCAAKILEIEGFKKYSTAFYLAMGWLVVIALEPVLAAVPLAGLVWLAVGGVLYTGGVIFFLWETLPFNHAIWHLFVIAGSVCHYIAILLYVW
- a CDS encoding glycosyltransferase; the protein is MWFLLLAPTLAYAVFVLGVAVVMARARYRDREPTPPLPRIAVLVAARNEEARLPRCLDALLAQDYPADRLDLFVANDHSTDDTAAVIERYRAQNEANRPAVHAVAVPEPSGHLRGKALAIHAAFEASDHGLLLVTDADCAPPPGWARSLVAYFDEPETGMVCGHTYVEHRGDWLTELQALDWSYLLAICSALVETGRPVTAMGNNMAFRRAAYEAVGGYPALPFSVTEDYMLFRAVYEQTAYRLRYPADPALRNYTLPLGRLVDVYQQRRRWARGGTQSKLWVHGLYTVTHLAHFLPLIALFVLPGPTLAVLGLKVGADFAALWATLGTRRGLVRVFPLWEAYLFFYLATLPTVLLLFPRINWKDRKL